One segment of Anopheles stephensi strain Indian chromosome 3, UCI_ANSTEP_V1.0, whole genome shotgun sequence DNA contains the following:
- the LOC118514373 gene encoding uncharacterized protein LOC118514373 isoform X2, translating into MFSDNDDEDDDSFLKNDNALTLDKLSVVDGIRYWALSTNATHKSIDMVLKLFRKVNVKVPATAKTLLQTKRNASSEIMEIGGGQFWYHGIKKCLCNYYRYDKPPSKQLTLTISIDGLPLHNSSAMQFWPILFKIVEDSKAPVMTAAIFCGYKKPESTEQYLRPMVEELNDLISNGLDMHGENVAVKLLAIVADTPARSFVKGVTSHTGYGSCLKCTIEGEYLGHKVTFVGLNAPKRTDQAFRNDAYPGHRKVHTPLLDILFFDIIEDICVADRMHLIDLGATKRLLLGWRDGTLGIKRWTEKQCERISEAFQKVLKPLEVHRKQRHLKYLNHWKASECAFFLHYASFVIIKDHLPVEVYKHFMLLFCSITLFSSTVHKSKWHVAGQLLNKFVENFPSVYGRQYMTSNFHNLQHIYDEMLRFGSLSLISTYPFENHLQFLKRLLRSGWKSLEQAINRLAELDEFKIPKSKDACYPLISEKKKTISVTVREDFVLQNDQRNCWFLTKDNSIVKFHSANHVLETGNNKICIRGPKLNSKELVFDDPIESSEMFIFKSFNNALSETTFETYTDQILCKLVALPTSSVQEIVFVPLIHTLIE; encoded by the exons ATGTTTTCTgacaatgatgatgaggatgacgatagttttttgaaaaatgacAATGCTCTAACGCTGGATAAGTTGTCCGTAGTAGACGGAATTCGATATTGGGCATTGTCAACAAATGCCACGCATAAGTCCATTGACATGGTGTTAAAGTTATTCCGAAAGGTTAATGTAAAAGTCCCTGCAACTGCTAAAACCTTgctgcaaacgaaacgaaacgcatCGTCAGAAATAATGGAAATTGGAGGAGGACAATTTTGGTACCATGGCATTAAAAAGTGTTTGTGTAATTACTACCG ATACGACAAGCCGCCATCGAAGCAACTGACGCTGACTATATCCATTGATGGATTACCGTTGCATAACAGTTCTGCAATGCAATTCTGGCCAATACTTTTTAAAATAGTAGAGGATTCAAAAGCACCGGTAATGACTGCTGCTATTTTTTGCGGCTATAAAAAACCAGAGAGCACCGAACAGTATCTCCGCCCAATGGTTGAGGaattgaatgatttaataTCCAATGGTTTAGACATGCACGGTGAAAATGTCGCCGTTAAGCTTTTGGCCATAGTTGCTGACACGCCGGCAAGGTCGTTTGtgaaag gtGTTACTAGCCACACCGGCTACGgaagctgtttaaaatgtactATCGAAGGAGAGTATTTGGGCCATAAAGTTACATTTGTCGGTTTAAATGCTCCAAAACGAACAGACCAAGCATTCAGAAATGACGCTTATCCCGGACACCGCAAAGTGCACACCCCTCTGTTGGACATTCTATTTTTCGACATTATTGAAGATATATGTGTAGCAGATCGGATGCATCTTATTGACTTAGGAGCAACAAAGCGGTTGCTTCTGGGATGGCGAGACGGTACATTGGGCATAAAACGATGGACGGAAAAACAATGCGAACGGATTTCGGAGGCTTTTCAAAAAGTACTAAAACCTCTTGAAGTACATAGGAAACAACGCCATCTCAAATACCTCAATCATTGGAAAGCATCCGAGTgcgcattttttttgcattacgCGTCATTTGTCATCATTAAAGATCATCTGCCTGTTGAGGTGTACAAACACTTCATGCTACTGTTTTGTTCCATTACACTGTTTTCTTCAACAGTTCATAAAAGTAAATGGCACGTTGCAGGTCAGTTACTAAACAAATTTGTTGAAAACTTCCCTAGCGTGTATGGCAGACAGTACATGACAAGCAATTTTCATAATTTGCAACATATTTATGATGAAATGCTCAGGTTTGGGTCACTATCACTAATTTCGACATATCCTTTTGAAAACCATCTTCAATTTTTGAAACGTCTTCTCCGTAGTGGATGGAAGAGCTTGGAACAAGCCATTAACAGACTCGCAGAGTTGGATGAATTTAAGATTCCTAAAAGTAAAGATGCTTGTTATCCATTaataagtgaaaaaaagaaaacaatcagTGTAACTGTAAGAGAAGATTTTGTATTGCAAAATGACCAAAGAAATTGTTGGTTTTTAACAAAAGACAATAGTATCGTTAAATTTCATTCAGCAAATCATGTTTTAGAAACAGGTAACAACAAAATATGTATCAGAGGACCAAAACTAAATTCGAAAGAGTTAGTGTTCGATGACCCAATTGAATCAAGTGAAATGTTTATATTCAAAAGCTTCAATAATGCTTTGTCAGAAACTACGTTCGAAACATACACTGATCAAATACTGTGTAAGTTAGTAGCTCTTCCAACCAGCTCTGTGCAAGAAATAGTGTTTGTTCCTTTAATACACACATTGATAGAGTAG
- the LOC118514402 gene encoding protein lin-28 homolog: MASGSFHLDGVPDGEVHQQEATGTEEQAELVGPRRGRCKWFNVVKGWGFITPDDGGQEVFVHQSVIQMGGFRSLGENEEVEFESKLTGKGYEATSVYGPSHAECKGSDFRPYSKKRRFRKVRCYNCGEFANHIASKCALGPLPKRCHNCRSEDHLIADCPTKPPAK, translated from the exons ATGGCGAGCGGATCATTCCATTTGGATGGTGTGCCTGACGGTGAAGTGCATCAGCAGGAAGCGACGGGGACGGAAGAGCAGGCAG AACTAGTGGGACCACGAAGAGGACGCTGTAAATGGTTTAACGTGGTGAAAGGCTGGGGCTTCATAACGCCCGATGACGGTGGGCAGGAAGTGTTTGTGCATCAG AGCGTTATACAGATGGGTGGATTTCGATCGCTGGGTGAAAACGAAGAGGTTGAGTTTGAGTCGAAGCTAACGGGGAAAGGATACGAAGCGACCAGCGTTTACGGTCCATCACATGCAGAATGCAAGGGAAGTGATTTCCGACCGTACAGTAAAAAGCGAAGGTTCCGGAAAGTGAG GTGCTACAATTGTGGAGAGTTTGCCAACCATATAGCGTCGAAATGTGCGCTGGGACCACTGCCAAAGCGTTGCCATAACTGTCGAAGCGAGGACCATCTCATAGCGGACTGTCCCACGAAACCTCCGGCAAAATGA
- the LOC118514373 gene encoding uncharacterized protein LOC118514373 isoform X1, with product MLTDFIFYNASLTLLYILHRILPSFSVIVVSCQLANRQKFCVKFMVLCEHFDFFFKMSDIKRARKSGRFYRRSNKFKALNPSVEIGQEATQAETCPQSLPLDLFEDESTVPPIGINEPQIEDEDEPLVDYMFSDNDDEDDDSFLKNDNALTLDKLSVVDGIRYWALSTNATHKSIDMVLKLFRKVNVKVPATAKTLLQTKRNASSEIMEIGGGQFWYHGIKKCLCNYYRYDKPPSKQLTLTISIDGLPLHNSSAMQFWPILFKIVEDSKAPVMTAAIFCGYKKPESTEQYLRPMVEELNDLISNGLDMHGENVAVKLLAIVADTPARSFVKGVTSHTGYGSCLKCTIEGEYLGHKVTFVGLNAPKRTDQAFRNDAYPGHRKVHTPLLDILFFDIIEDICVADRMHLIDLGATKRLLLGWRDGTLGIKRWTEKQCERISEAFQKVLKPLEVHRKQRHLKYLNHWKASECAFFLHYASFVIIKDHLPVEVYKHFMLLFCSITLFSSTVHKSKWHVAGQLLNKFVENFPSVYGRQYMTSNFHNLQHIYDEMLRFGSLSLISTYPFENHLQFLKRLLRSGWKSLEQAINRLAELDEFKIPKSKDACYPLISEKKKTISVTVREDFVLQNDQRNCWFLTKDNSIVKFHSANHVLETGNNKICIRGPKLNSKELVFDDPIESSEMFIFKSFNNALSETTFETYTDQILCKLVALPTSSVQEIVFVPLIHTLIE from the exons atgttaaccgattttattttctataaCGCGTCGCTGACTCTTCTTTACATTCTTCATCGTATTTTACCTTCGTTTAGTGTTATTGTGGTTTCATGTCAACTTGCGAACAGGCAGAAGTTTTGTGTGAAGTTTATGGTTTTATGTgaacattttgattttttttttaaaatgtcgGATATAAAACGTGCACGGAAAAGTGGAAGATTTTACCGGCGGTCGAACAAGTTTAAGGCGCTGAATCCATCAGTTGAAATTGGACAAGAAGCGACACAAGCTGAAACAT GCCCCCAATCGTTACCTTTAGATCTATTTGAAGATGAATCTACAGTACCACCAATCGGTATAAATGAACCCCAAATTGAGGACGAAGATGAACCATTGGTAGATTACATGTTTTCTgacaatgatgatgaggatgacgatagttttttgaaaaatgacAATGCTCTAACGCTGGATAAGTTGTCCGTAGTAGACGGAATTCGATATTGGGCATTGTCAACAAATGCCACGCATAAGTCCATTGACATGGTGTTAAAGTTATTCCGAAAGGTTAATGTAAAAGTCCCTGCAACTGCTAAAACCTTgctgcaaacgaaacgaaacgcatCGTCAGAAATAATGGAAATTGGAGGAGGACAATTTTGGTACCATGGCATTAAAAAGTGTTTGTGTAATTACTACCG ATACGACAAGCCGCCATCGAAGCAACTGACGCTGACTATATCCATTGATGGATTACCGTTGCATAACAGTTCTGCAATGCAATTCTGGCCAATACTTTTTAAAATAGTAGAGGATTCAAAAGCACCGGTAATGACTGCTGCTATTTTTTGCGGCTATAAAAAACCAGAGAGCACCGAACAGTATCTCCGCCCAATGGTTGAGGaattgaatgatttaataTCCAATGGTTTAGACATGCACGGTGAAAATGTCGCCGTTAAGCTTTTGGCCATAGTTGCTGACACGCCGGCAAGGTCGTTTGtgaaag gtGTTACTAGCCACACCGGCTACGgaagctgtttaaaatgtactATCGAAGGAGAGTATTTGGGCCATAAAGTTACATTTGTCGGTTTAAATGCTCCAAAACGAACAGACCAAGCATTCAGAAATGACGCTTATCCCGGACACCGCAAAGTGCACACCCCTCTGTTGGACATTCTATTTTTCGACATTATTGAAGATATATGTGTAGCAGATCGGATGCATCTTATTGACTTAGGAGCAACAAAGCGGTTGCTTCTGGGATGGCGAGACGGTACATTGGGCATAAAACGATGGACGGAAAAACAATGCGAACGGATTTCGGAGGCTTTTCAAAAAGTACTAAAACCTCTTGAAGTACATAGGAAACAACGCCATCTCAAATACCTCAATCATTGGAAAGCATCCGAGTgcgcattttttttgcattacgCGTCATTTGTCATCATTAAAGATCATCTGCCTGTTGAGGTGTACAAACACTTCATGCTACTGTTTTGTTCCATTACACTGTTTTCTTCAACAGTTCATAAAAGTAAATGGCACGTTGCAGGTCAGTTACTAAACAAATTTGTTGAAAACTTCCCTAGCGTGTATGGCAGACAGTACATGACAAGCAATTTTCATAATTTGCAACATATTTATGATGAAATGCTCAGGTTTGGGTCACTATCACTAATTTCGACATATCCTTTTGAAAACCATCTTCAATTTTTGAAACGTCTTCTCCGTAGTGGATGGAAGAGCTTGGAACAAGCCATTAACAGACTCGCAGAGTTGGATGAATTTAAGATTCCTAAAAGTAAAGATGCTTGTTATCCATTaataagtgaaaaaaagaaaacaatcagTGTAACTGTAAGAGAAGATTTTGTATTGCAAAATGACCAAAGAAATTGTTGGTTTTTAACAAAAGACAATAGTATCGTTAAATTTCATTCAGCAAATCATGTTTTAGAAACAGGTAACAACAAAATATGTATCAGAGGACCAAAACTAAATTCGAAAGAGTTAGTGTTCGATGACCCAATTGAATCAAGTGAAATGTTTATATTCAAAAGCTTCAATAATGCTTTGTCAGAAACTACGTTCGAAACATACACTGATCAAATACTGTGTAAGTTAGTAGCTCTTCCAACCAGCTCTGTGCAAGAAATAGTGTTTGTTCCTTTAATACACACATTGATAGAGTAG
- the LOC118514373 gene encoding uncharacterized protein LOC118514373 isoform X3, with protein MLTDFIFYNASLTLLYILHRILPSFSVIVVSCQLANRQKFCVKFMVLCEHFDFFFKMSDIKRARKSGRFYRRSNKFKALNPSVEIGQEATQAETCPQSLPLDLFEDESTVPPIGINEPQIEDEDEPLVDYMFSDNDDEDDDSFLKNDNALTLDKLSVVDGIRYWALSTNATHKSIDMVLKLFRKVNVKVPATAKTLLQTKRNASSEIMEIGGGQFWYHGIKKCLCNYYRYDKPPSKQLTLTISIDGLPLHNSSAMQFWPILFKIVEDSKAPVMTAAIFCGYKKPESTEQYLRPMVEELNDLISNGLDMHGENVAVKLLAIVADTPARSFVKGKIFFNYCM; from the exons atgttaaccgattttattttctataaCGCGTCGCTGACTCTTCTTTACATTCTTCATCGTATTTTACCTTCGTTTAGTGTTATTGTGGTTTCATGTCAACTTGCGAACAGGCAGAAGTTTTGTGTGAAGTTTATGGTTTTATGTgaacattttgattttttttttaaaatgtcgGATATAAAACGTGCACGGAAAAGTGGAAGATTTTACCGGCGGTCGAACAAGTTTAAGGCGCTGAATCCATCAGTTGAAATTGGACAAGAAGCGACACAAGCTGAAACAT GCCCCCAATCGTTACCTTTAGATCTATTTGAAGATGAATCTACAGTACCACCAATCGGTATAAATGAACCCCAAATTGAGGACGAAGATGAACCATTGGTAGATTACATGTTTTCTgacaatgatgatgaggatgacgatagttttttgaaaaatgacAATGCTCTAACGCTGGATAAGTTGTCCGTAGTAGACGGAATTCGATATTGGGCATTGTCAACAAATGCCACGCATAAGTCCATTGACATGGTGTTAAAGTTATTCCGAAAGGTTAATGTAAAAGTCCCTGCAACTGCTAAAACCTTgctgcaaacgaaacgaaacgcatCGTCAGAAATAATGGAAATTGGAGGAGGACAATTTTGGTACCATGGCATTAAAAAGTGTTTGTGTAATTACTACCG ATACGACAAGCCGCCATCGAAGCAACTGACGCTGACTATATCCATTGATGGATTACCGTTGCATAACAGTTCTGCAATGCAATTCTGGCCAATACTTTTTAAAATAGTAGAGGATTCAAAAGCACCGGTAATGACTGCTGCTATTTTTTGCGGCTATAAAAAACCAGAGAGCACCGAACAGTATCTCCGCCCAATGGTTGAGGaattgaatgatttaataTCCAATGGTTTAGACATGCACGGTGAAAATGTCGCCGTTAAGCTTTTGGCCATAGTTGCTGACACGCCGGCAAGGTCGTTTGtgaaaggtaaaatatttttcaattattgcATGTAA
- the LOC118514394 gene encoding uncharacterized protein LOC118514394, whose amino-acid sequence METTNKEDMWCEDTYEEVGTNQVPTIQFPNIPNLQIIKIIGEPQLNSTNNKNNLAVDMQPCNSSCHANTEKCANRAIQPDEICGNEQTNKRAKLSSEAEIAELRAKVDRLEKENKYLKDLIDNKLDILIRNSARHREAVEELVAVSCPRQGLLSRNEFELAKLNTKEELDTFEQSISTDPSFKENVVRYLQRQITVADVDSRLHEALDLLFTRPFFATISWTGKSKPGSTKIEFRKCEGILLLLKEIGSNARVLATPKYVADFIKIRLKHAPSRANLSPTKHTSLHKKRN is encoded by the exons ATGGAAACGACAAATAAGGAGGACATGTGGTGTGAGGACACCTACGAAGAAGTTGGTACAAACCAAGTTCCAACCATTCAGTTTCCAAATA TTCCAAACCTccaaataatcaaaataataGGGGAACCACAGCTCAATTCCacgaacaataaaaataacctTGCAGTCGACATGCAACCATGTA ATTCTTCTTGTCATGCCAACACCGAGAAATGCGCGAATCGAGCAATCCAACCAGATGAAATTTGCGGCAATGAACAAA CTAACAAAAGAGCAAAATTGTCTTCAGAAGCAGAGATTGCGGAGCTTAGAGCCAAAGTGGATCGGttagagaaagaaaataagtATTTAAAGGATCTTATAGACAATAAACTTGATATACTTATTAGAAATTCAGCCCGGCATCGAGAAGCCGTAGAGGAGTTAGTCGCTGTAAGTTGTCCTAGGCAAGGTCTACTTTCTAGGAACGAATTTGAGCTAGCCAAGCTTAATACAAAAGAAGAATTAGATACCTTTGAGCAATCGATTAGCACTGACCCATCATTTAAAGAAAATGTAGTTAGGTATTTGCAGAGGCAAATAACAGTCGCAGATGTAGACAGTCGATTACATGAAGCGCTTGATTTACTTTTTACTCGACCATTTTTTGCCACAATCAGTTGGACTGGAAAAAGTAAGCCGGGATCAACGAAGATAGAGTTCAGGAAGTGTGAAGGCATACTTCTTCTGTTAAAAGAAATAGGAAGTAATGCGAGAGTTTTAGCAACTCCCAAATACGTTGcagattttataaaaattcGTCTTAAGCACGCTCCGTCTCGAGCTAACCTTTCTCCTACCAAACACACTTCTcttcataaaaaaagaaattaa